Proteins from a genomic interval of Capsicum annuum cultivar UCD-10X-F1 chromosome 4, UCD10Xv1.1, whole genome shotgun sequence:
- the LOC124897663 gene encoding protein NTM1-like 9 translates to MVADISVVESNDNEWFFCPKDRKYLNGQRLNRATERGYWKTTGEDTNITTKNGAKIGMKKTLVYYIGRASYGKRTHMVIHEYCPTENSLDGSHPGQFILGNVICLLQGPFVLCRKFRRSDLKQDEHVGNPNLDVEPNASLPNHLPKMNCQRESLR, encoded by the exons ATGGTTGCAGATATATCTGTGGTAGAGTCCAATGACAACGAGTGGTTCTTCTGCCCAAAGGATCGTAAGTACCTAAACGGGCAGCGACTGAACCGAGCAACTGAACGAGGCTACTGGAAAACTACTGGTGAAGACACGAACATAACGACTAAAAACGGAGCAAAAATTGGGATGAAGAAAACCTTGGTATACTACATTGGTCGAGCTTCTTACGGCAAGAGGACTCATATGGTGATTCATGAATATTGTCCAACTGAAAACTCATTGGATGGATCACACCCTGGCCAG TTCATACTGGGAAATGTGATTTGCCTGTTGCAAGGTCCATTTGTGCTTTGTCGTAAGTTTAGGAGGAGTGATTTGAAGCAGGACGAGCATGTTGGAAACCCCAATTTAGATGTTGAACCGAATGCTTCATTGCCAAATCACCTACCGAAGATGAATTGTCAGAGGGAGTCACTCCGTTAA
- the LOC107874504 gene encoding receptor kinase-like protein Xa21 — protein sequence MVGLEFLDLSHNNISGIIPKSLEKLQKMKYFNVPVNKLERISYYELLQATDALSESNLIGSESFGCVYKGVLRSETSIVIKVFNLQLGAAFKSFDTECEVLHRLRHRNLPSNVFLDEDMVSHLSNFGISKLLGDDESELYTKTLASLGYIAPEYGQDGLVSTKCDLYSYGIMLLETFTRRKPSE from the exons atggtaggtttggaattcctagacCTTTCTCATAACAATATATCTGGAATCATTCCTAAGTCTTTGGAGAAACTTCAAAAAATGAAGTATTTCAATGTTCCTGTCAACAAATT AGAAAGAATTTCATACTATGAATTGCTCCAAGCAACTGATGCGCTTAGCGAGAGTAATCTGATTGGTTCCGAAAGTTTTGGCTGTGTCTACAAAGGCGTTCTCAGAAGTGAAACTTCCATTGTTATTAAAGTGTTCAATCTTCAACTAGGTGCGGCATTCAAGAGCTTTGATACGGAATGTGAAGTTTTGCACCGCCTTCGCCATAGGAATCTC CCGAGTAATGTCTTTCTGGATGAGGATATGGTTTCCCACCTAAGCAACTTTGGTATTTCAAAACTGCTTGGTGACGATGAAAGTGAATTATACACTAAAACCTTAGCATCATTGGGTTATATTGCTCCAG AGTATGGACAAGATGGATTGGTGTCTACTAAATGTGATCTGTATAGTTATGGAATCATGTTGCTGGAAACGTTTACTAGGAGAAAGCCTAGTGAGTAA